One Gloeocapsopsis sp. IPPAS B-1203 genomic window, TAGTGGCAGGTACTGCAAAGATCCAAATTCACAAAAGCAATGTACTGCAATTGCAAATAAAAGAGCAAACGTGGTTATTACTGGATAATGTTGCACCTGATGAGCAAAAGCAGCTAGCCTCTACAAAAAAATTGCCTCATGCACAAGTGCTGTGGTGGTCTGGAGAGACTTTAGAAAAGGAAGTATTAGCAACGGTGAAACCAGAAGTTGCGATCGCTTCTGCTATCAACGTGGATGCTGACATCATATCGTTACTCAGTAGAGACAAAATTCAGCTTTTTTGGACAGGAAGAGACGGAGCGATCCAATGGACACCTCAAGAAAGGTTTAAAGCAACGATGGATGAGGTAGAAAATGGTGCTGCGTTGCTGTAAAAAAGAACCAGTTCGTGATACTGTTATTTATACTAGGCAAAAGTGTACCTACCTGGAGAGGTGGCAGAGTGGTTGAATGCGACGCACTCGAAATGCGTTATGGCGGCAACGTCATCGTGGGTTCAAATCCCACCCTCTCCGTTTAAACAGTTATTCAATATGAGTTATTGAGTTGTGACACCACAGGAAACGTTGGTGCAAAATTATGCCGATAAAGAATGAGCTAATTGACATCAAAACATCTGAAGGGATTAGCATTCACAATATTACGTCTGAAATCGAGAAAATTCTGAGTGCTACAGCAATTCAAAATGGTCAAGTTTTGGTATTTTCGCGACACACAACTACAGCTTTGGCAATTAATGAAGATGAGGAGAGATTACTGCACGATATTAAGGTGCATTTAGAGAAGTTAGCGCCTCCTTCTGAGAAGTACTTACACAACGACTTGCATTTGAGAATTGTTCCACCAGGTGAACCGATGAATGCGCACTCGCATTTGATGGCTATAATGCTGAGTAGTAGCGAGGTTATTCCAGTCGCGGACGGAAAGTTGGCATTGGGGACATGGCAATCGGTATTATTTTTTGATTTGGATGGTCCGCGTACGAGAAGTGTATTTGTGCAGATTAGTGGAGAGTAATTCTACATTTTCAGCCTTTAATTAATTTTTGAGCGCATTTCTCGCTGGCGCATTGGCATAGCATCTATTTTTTGAAAAATAGCTGTGGGTTCAATGGGAGTAGTTTCGCGGCGTTTGACTGTACCATCTTTGCCAATAAGAACTACGCTGAATTCGTTACTAATATTAAATTGTTGTTTGATTTGGGTAACATCTGCTGAATCAACATTTTTACCGTTAATGCGGCTTGTACCTTGGGAGAACAATTCAATTAAGAGTAAGTCTCGGTCTGCAAATTCTGCAGTTTGATCTGAGAACAGTTGCATTTGTTGTTGGTATTCTGGGGTATTTTCTGATGGGGCGGCTACTAGTAGCAGGCGGTTTTTCCATTGATATGATTTGAGGTCAAGCATAAGGGGTTTTTCTTGGGCGAGCGCTCTTGAATTGAGTGTAGAAATGATAGATGAATTAGAAGAGAACGTAAGGAGGCTTAATAAAAGCGGGATTAATTTTATAAGCATATATTTGAGATAGAGAATCACGCAAAAGGACACGTGAAAAGATACAGAGTTTTCTTATTGAAGCAACTAATAATTGAAGCAACTAATAACAGAGTGTTTGTAGTATAGAAAAACTCACCAACAAGGATTAGGGGATATTTTTGTTGTGATTTTAACCTAGGTAAGCTTTTTTGACTTGTTCGTTTTTGAGTAAGTTAGAGGCTTTGTCAGTAAGGGTAATGCAGCCTGCGTCTAAAACATAGCCTCGATCGGCGATTTGCAGGGCGAGGTTGGCGTTTTGTTCGACTAAGAGAATAGTGACGCCAGTAGTGCGGAGGTTTTGGATGATAGAGAAGATTTCACGAACAATCGCGGGTGCGAGTCCTAGGCTAGGTTCGTCTAAGAGTAAGAGTTTCGGTTTACTCATTAAAGCGCGGGCGATCGCTAGCATTTGTTGTTCGCCACCACTAAGGGTTCCTGCAAGTTGATTGCGGCGTTCAAATAGACGTGGGAAAATCTTGAACTGATAATTGATATCAGCTTTGACAGTTGCGGAGTCGGGGCGGATATATGCACCAAGTTTTAAGTTATCGAGAACTGTTTGGCGGGCTAGTACTCGTCTTCCTTCGGGACAATGTGCGATACCACCGTGAACAACTTTGTGCGCAGGATAGCGAGTGATGTTGCATCCGTTGTAGGATATTTGTCCGCTACGACAATTGACAAGTCGAGAGATTGCACGTAGTGTAGTAGTTTTTCCTGCACCATTTGCACCAATTAGGGTAACAACTTCACCAGAATTAACAGTAATATCAATATTTTTTAGTGCTTGAATTCCGCCATAATTTACCGATAAGTTTTTGATTTCTAATAAATAGTTGATAGGATAAATTACTTCTTTGGAATTACCTAAGCTCATGATTCTGCTCCTAGGTAAGCTTTTATGACTGCTGGATCAGTTCTGACTTTTTCGGGTTTTCCGAGCGCAATTAACTGACCAAAATCTAAAACAGCAATGCGATCGCATAATCCCATTACAAGTGGTACATGATGCTCTATTAGGATGATTGTTAAGTTAAAATCTGTAGCAATTTGCCGAATAAATTTACTTAAACCTTGTTTCTCGTTGGGGTTCATTCCTGCTGCTGGTTCATCTAAAAGTAAAATTTGTGGTTCTAAAGCTAACGCGCGAGCAATTTCTAATCTTCGTTGATCGCCATAAGGTAAGTTATAAGACCTTTCTGAAGCACGACTGCTTAAACCAACCATGGCAAGAAGTTCTAGTGCTTTTTGCCTATTATTTTTCTCTTCTTTAGGCGCGGGTGGTAAACCTAAAACTCCAGTAATCACATTACTATTAGTATGAATATGTCTAGCAACAACAATATTTTCTATTGCAGTCAGTTCGCCGAATAAGCGAATATTTTGAAATGTTCTAGCGATTCCTTGAGAGGCAATTTGATGCGGGCGAAGTTTAATAAGTTCTTTACCACAATACAGTAATGTTCCACTAGAAGGTTGAATTAATCCTGTAATTAAATTAAATAGTGTTGTTTTACCTGCACCATTAGGACCAATTAGACCAAAAATCTCATTTTTATTAACAGTAAACGAAACAGTATTTACTGCAACTAAACCACCAAATCTCCGCGTTAGCTGCTGTGCTTCCAAAATAGGATGATTATGCTTTAAGTTTACCTCTTCCACGATCTTATCCCTCGCCCCTTCCATAATTCTGGTGTGACCAAACCTTGAGGGAAAAATATTGTACCAACGACAATCAGCAATCCAAATATAATTAAACGACCATCACGGAGAAATTGTGCTAATGTCACTGGTAATCCTGCGGTGTCAGCGATCGCTCTTAACACTTCTGGTAATGCTGTAAATACCATACCGCCTAATACTGGCCCAACAAAGCTTCTTGAGCCACCAATCAACACAAAAGTGAGATAGATGATACTCGCATCAAAAGTTCCTTGACGAGCATTCCAGGTGTTGAGAAAGTGGGCACTAAGCGCACCTACCATTCCTGCTAAAATTGCGCCTAGAGTGAAAGCCAAAACCTTGTAGTAAGTTGGATTGATTGCCATTGCATCAGCGGCGAGTTCATCTTCGCGAATTGCAGCAAAAGCCCTTCCAACACGAATTTTTTCTACGCGGTATAGAAAGAACATACTGAGTGCAAGTAAAGGAACTGCAATCCATAGGTACTCAATCGCAGTTTGAAACGGTTGCGGAATACCAAAAATACCTACTGCACCGCCAGTAATTTCGAGATTAAGGGAAATAACCCGTAATACTTCAACAAAAGCAATTGTGGCGATCGCCAAATAAATTCCGCGTAACCGTAATGCAGGAATTCCAACAATGACGCCTAGTATCCCACATATGACACCAGCAACTAGCATTTCTAACAGTAACAGTGGAACCGGAAATAACCCTTGCGTAGCAGAAAAGACTTGCGTTGACAGAATTGCAGCAACATAGCCTCCCAAAGCATAAAAGCCAGGACTTGCTAAAGACAGTTGTCCAGCCATGAGAGGTAAGTATAATGATAGTCCGAGCATTGCCCCAATAACCATTGAGACAATTAAAAACCCATAGGTATCAAAAAAGCCAACCATGAGTCGTCATGCAGTTGTTATATGAAGAGGTATTCTCCCATAAAAACTGCTCCAGCTACGCTACTCTTAAAGTTATTTGTGATGGACATTTACCTGAATTCCGCGAATTGAGTAATCTAGTAACTCCATCGGATGCATCACAGCAATTTTGCTACTTTGCTGCTGCATATGCTTAGTAATTTGCAAAGTACAACCAGGATTAGCAGACGCAACTAATTCTGCACCTGTATTCAAGAGATTTTGTACTTTCTGCTTACCTAACTCATCCGCAACTTCAGGTTGTAGCATATTGTAAACACCTGCGCTTCCACAGCACAAAGCTGCATCAAGGGGTTCTCTTAGTTGTACTCCAGGAATTTGTCGAAGTAACTGGCGGGGTTGAATACTAATTTTTTGTCCATGTAATAAATGACAAGCATCCTGATAAACTAAAGTTAGAGGTTTTTCAGCTAGAGATGAAAGTTTGGCTGTTAAACCAACGGTAGCAAGAAACTCTTGTGCATCTTTAACATTTGCAGCAAAGTCTTTAGCTTGATCGCGGTATTCTGGATCGTCTTGCAGTAAATGCCCGTATTCTTTTAATGTATGACCGCAACCAGCTGCATTGATAATAACAGCATCTACACCAGTATCTGTAAAGCTATCAATCATCTGACGTGCTAAGGCTTTAGCTTGTTCTTCTTGCCCCTGATGATGTGGTAATGCTGCGCAACAGCCTTGTGTTTTGGGAATAACAACTTCGCAGCCATTTGCTGTTAAAACTCTTACAGTAGCTTCGTTGACTGGTGAGAAAAAAAGTCGCTGTACGCAACCTAAAATCATACCTACGCGATAGCGTTTCTCACCTTGGGCAGGAATAATTGTTGGTAGTTTGTCTTGAAATGAACTGAAACTAATTTGCGGTAAGATTGATTCCATCGCGGCGAGACGAGGAGAAAAGCGTTGAAGTAACCTTGTCGAACGAACAAGCTTTTGCACACCTGTCTTTTGATATAGCAGTAAAGGTGCAAGTAGCACCCGCAGACGATTAGGATAGGGAAATAAGGAAAAAATGAGTTGACGATACAAGCGATCGCCTAAATTACGTGGATAGTTTCGTTCTACTTGGGGACGTGTTGCAGAAATTAGTTTGTCGTATTGTACGCCGGAAGGACAAGTTGTCACACACGCAAGACATCCTAAACACGAGTCAAAATGCTGTACTGTTGCTTTACTTAGTGGAATTTCTCCTTCATTCACAGCATCCATAAGATAGATTCTGCCGCGGGGAGAATCCATTTCTTTGCCAATTACACGATAACTCGGACATGTTGACAGACAAAATCCACAATGAACGCAAGTGTCGATTAACTTTGGATCGGGTGGATGTTGCGGATCAAAGCCACTCCCATGACTCAAATTAGCAGGTATTGCATCTTGTGAAGAATTTGAAGTTTGCATTGTATTCTTATTTTCTCAGAAATTTAATCCCAAATCTCGGTAAAATCTAAAATAAATTCTGGTAATGTTTCTTTGCATGAAAGCATTTGAGGAGACTTTATAATTTCTACTTTCTAATTTTGTTGATATATTTCTACTTGTTGATTTTGCAGATCAATTAACCAACCTAAAGTCATACCATTTTCAAGGTATTCTTGCATCTTAGCGCGTAATTCTTTGAGGATATCTGATTCTGATCTTAGCTCGATAATAAAATCTGGGCAGAGGGGAGGAAACTTTTTCTTTGCTTCATCACTAAGCGATCACCAGCGTTCTAACTTAATCCATGCAGCATCAGGAGAGCGATCGCTACCTAAGGGTAACTTGAATTCGGTTGAAGAATTCAAGACAACTCCTAGTTTCTTTTTTTTATTCCAAACGACTAATTGACTAACAATATCTGCATTTTTTCCTCCTGTAGGTGGCATAATAATCAGTTGACCTGAGGAATTTCTTTCTAATTTCAAATTAGGATGTTTTTGACATAATTCATAATATTGATCGTCGGTTAGATCGAGAAAAGGTTGTAAATCTAAGATAATGCTACTCATTTTTATAAACCACAGAGGTACAGAGGAGCCAGTGCGTTGCGGAGGTTTCCTCCGTTGTAGCAACTGGCGTAACGCAGAGGAAGAAGGGTGAAGATTTAAAGTTCCTCAACAAAACAAGATGGACTCAAAAGATTATTGGGATCGAACTGGTATTTAATTCGCTGCATTAGTTCTAAAGCATTACCTCGATATCCCCAAACATCGATTGTTTCTTTGAGAATTTTTGGGGCTGATAAAACTGTGAGAAAACCTCCTTGAGAGTGACAAAAATCTCGTATTTGTAAAATACTTTGCTTGTCCACATCAGCATCAAACCGCAATAAACCTAAACCACTACCAGTGTGAATCAAACCCATGTGCGGATCAAATTGCGTAAGCGTTGTAACAGCATTTATAGGCAATACACCTATTTTGCAAGTAATTTTAGTAGATTTGGTAGGCGATCGCATTTGTTGTTGTAATTTCTGCCATAACTCAGTCTCATCATCTGTGTAAACTGCGCCCTGTAAATTTAACTGTTGTCCTAATTCCAAAAGTGATGTAGCTTGTTGTTTGACACTTGCAGCGAGGTTTTGAAACCGAACAACCAAGCCTAAACCTTGACCAAGAGCTAAATTTGCAACTAATTGCTTTGAGAGTAAATCAGACGCAACTGGAGTTAAAGCCGATGCGCGTAAACTTTTAACAGCTTGGGCGATCGCATTTGCATTTCCAGTCAACACTACTGTACTAGAAGCTGCTGGAATGGGAAATACGCGGAATGTAACAGTTGTAATAATACCTAACGTACCATACGATCCAGTAAACAACTTCATTAAGTCATAACCAGCAACGTTTTTAACAACTCTGCCTCCAGCTTTGGCAATTTTGCCATCGGCGCGTACAAAAGTGATTCCTAATAGTTGATCGCGCACTCCTCCGTAACGTTGACGCAACGAACCAGTATCGGCGGTGGCGACGATTCCTCCTAATGTAGCTGCTTGAGGTGCAAATGGATCAAGTGCCAGAAATTGTCCTGCGGCTGCTAACCTTGTTTGTAAATCTGCAAAGAGAATTCCAGCTTCTGCTGTTATGGTTAAATCGCCAACTGCGTGTTCAATTAATTGGTGAATGCGTTCGGTACTGATAACAACTTGTACGCCTTGTGCTAATCCACCCCAATCGAGTTTAGTCATGTTTCCGCAGCATAGGATTTTCCATTGATTTTGGCAAGCACAGGTAACAACTGCTGCAAGTTCTGCTTGAGTTTGGGGATAAATAAGATAAGGATAGTTTTTTGTTGCGATCGCCTGTTGTATCCGTTCGCGATGCTTAGCTTCAATATCATCCCATGCTACAACTCCAGAACTACCAACAATAGTTTCTAGTTTTTGGGCGATCGCATCCATACTACTTAAGTGATTACATTAACGTTGCTTTCAAAGTAGATTTTACTTAGATTGTGTTGACTTGAGCCTCACTATTTAGATTTAACTTAATACTTTACATATAATTCTTAAATATTAAGATACTTGTGCTAATTTTACTTTTTCTATTTTAACTACTTTTGCTATAGTCAAAAAGTTTTTAGACGCGCATTATATATTAGTCAATTTTTTATGAAATGATTTTTCCGTAATCGTACTATTATTTTTTGATAACACTTGTATTATATTTGACTCATTCTTCTAGAGGAAATTATTAAAATGCACAGTTAATAATGAATTAAAAGTTACAATATTGCAAAAACACAATAATTATCATATTTCGTCTAAAAAGCAAAAATAGAAATAAACTATAATATTTTTTGTTGAAATATTAAGCTTGTGTCCTTGTTTATCTATATACAAGAGTTTCAATTACCTGTTATTAATAATTCTATCTTAAGAAGTTTGATAATCATATTCTTTTGTGGTCTATTTTTTTGCATAATAATTTAATTGAGTCATTTAAAAATTGCAAAAGCTATCACTATGTGGGAAAAGACAATTATTCAGATAAAGTCATTTTTGAATCACAAACAAAATGCGATCGCTTACAATAAACAGTCAAATAAAATTCAAAAAATCAATCAAACTTTAGAGCAAAAGCTTCAAAAACAAACTCTACAGTTACAACAAGTTAATCAACAACTAGCAGATAAAATTGTTGAACAGCAGCAGATGGAAATAGCTCTACGCGAAAGCGAAGAAAGATACCGCGATTTATTTGAAAATGCGAATGATTTAATTCAATGCGTTACACCAGAAGGTAAATTTATTTATGTAAATCAAGCTTGGAAAGCCACTCTAGAGTACAGTGATACGGAGATAGAAACTCTTTCCATATTTGAAGTTATTCATCCTGATTGCTTAGATCATTGTATGGAAATTTTTAAAAAAATAATGGTTGGTGAGGTTTGTAATGAAGTTGAAGCTACGTTTATTTCAAAAAGTGGTAGGAAAGTTATACTTTCTGGAAGCATTAATTGTAAGTTTGTTCAAGGTAAACCAGTTTCAACTAGAGGTATATTTCGGGATATAACTGAGCGCAAGCAAGCTGAAGTCGAAATTCACTACGCTTTGGCGAAAGAACGAGAATTAGTTGAACTTAAATCGCGTTTTATCACGACAGCATCGCATGAGTTCCGTACACCACTTGCAGTTATTCTTATGGCAGCTAAATTACTTGAAAAGTTCAGTAACCAAATATCAGAAGAAAAGAAACAACTTTATCTCGAACGTATTCAAACTGCAGGTAATCACATGACACAGTTGTTAGATGATATTTTAATAGTTGGTAAACTTGAAGCGGAAAAGTTACAGTTTGCTCCAACTTATTTAGATTTAATACAATTTTGTGGTGAAATAGTAGAACATATGCAAATTAGCAGTACTACTAATTTGCATACAATTAAATTCAACTGTACAAGTTCAGTTACTCATGTTTACCTAGATGCAAAACTATTGAGACATATTCTCATAAACTTATTATCTAATGCTATTAAGTATTCGCCTCAGGGTGGAAATATTAACTTTGAATTAGCATATAAATCACAAGAGATTACTTTCAGAATTCAAGACCAAGGAGTTGGTATTCCAGAAAAAGACCAAAAATATTTATTTGACTCTTTTTATCGTGGTAGCAACACTAGTACAATTCCTGGAACAGGTTTAGGTATGTCCATAGTAAAACAGTGCGTGGATTTACACAATGGAAATATTGTCATAGAGAGTCAAGTTGGAGTTGGTACTACAGTCACTGTCACAATACCTGAACAATGCTAAAGTGTATTATTTATTTTTGCTTTTATTCACATTTAAAATCGCTCTACTGAATCAAATTTATTTGCTAATTCAGCCCTTGCAGCTTCTCCACACGTACGAGGTGTCGGAAATATTTTTCCAGGATTTGCCAGTCCTTTCGGATTAAATGCTTGACGAATATATTGCATGGTTTCTAGATCGGTTTGGGTAAACATATCTGGCATATAGCATCGCTTATCAGCACCAATTCCATGTTCACCTGAAATACTTCCACCGACTTTAACACAAAGCTTGAGAATTTCTCCACCTAATTCTTCCACTTGTTCTAATGCACCAGGAATGGAGTTATTGTACAAAATTAAAGGATGAAGATTACCATCACCCGCATGGAATACATTAGCAATTCGATAACCGTATTGTTTACTTAAGTTCTCAATTTCTTGCAAAACAAACGGCAATTGTGTACGGGGAATAACTCCATCTTGGACATAATAATCGGGGCTAAGATGTCCTGCAGCGGCAAAAGCTGCTTTACGTCCTTTCCATAGCTTCAAGCGTGTTTCTGGATCATTTGCTGTAGTAATGTTTCGTGCGCCATTCTGTTTACAAATATCAGCAATTCGTTGTTTATTTGTAGCCACTTCTATAGCTAAGCCATCGATTTCGACTAATAGAATTGCTTGTGCGTCTCTAGGATAGCAGCCTGTCGCAACAACATCTTCCACTGCATTAATACTGAGGTTATCCATCATCTCCATCCCCGCAGGAATGATTCCAGCACTGATAATATCAGACACAGCAGCACCTGCGGCTTCTACGCTGGTAAAATCTGCTAAGAGAACGCAAATTGATTCAGCTGTTTTGAGAATCTTTAGTGTAATTTCTGTGGCAATACCTAGTGTTCCTTCTGAACCAACAAACACTCCTGTAAGATCATATCCAGGCATTTCTGGAACTTGTCCGCCCACTTCAGTAATTGTGCCATCAGGAAGTACAAGCTTTAATCCTAAAACATGATTTGTCGTTACGCCATATTTGAGACAGTGGACGCCACCCGAATTTTCTGCAACATTACCACCAATTGAGCAGATAATTTGACTAGAAGGATCGGGAGCATAATAGAATCCAGCACCGCTAACAGTTTGCGTTACCCAATTATTGATGACTCCAGGTTGGACAATAACTTGCTGATTTTCCAAGTCTACCTTGAGAATTTGCCGCATCATGGCGGTTACAATCAAAACACAATCTTCAATTGGTAGCGCACCACCAGATAAGCCAGTACCAGAACCGCGTGCTATGAAGGGAATTGAATTGCGATCGCATATTTTCACTATCTCTGCGACTTGTTCAGTTGTGCGTGGTAACACAACTACCGCAGGGCGTTGACGATAACTAGTTAAACCATCACACTCATAAGTAATTAATTCTTCCTTGCGCTGCACTACGCCATTTTTGCCAAGAACAGCCTCAAATTGCTTAATAAGTGGTTTCCATTTGCTGTGCTGCTGATTTCTAAGAAGCATAGTGGCTTGTGTTAAACGAAGGGCTTAAATAATATTCTGACAAGATTTGCGACTAATTTGTTATTTGTCATGATTTGTTCTTCCCTGTACCCCTATACGAGAAGCTCAAGAAGCTGACATATATTATTTAGATCGCATCTATCAACTAATCTAGAAATAGCGTTTCTCAAGTGGTAATCATGGTTGAGCCAACTTTCATCTGTGACGATGACTACTACGTACCAGATGCTAATCAGCTAATTACTGAAGACGATACACCTGTGGATAATTTCGCCTCTGCTAAACAGCAACGCCTGCTTGTTAGTTCCCTTTACAGTGCATTAAAAACACAAATTTTTTTAGCTGAAGCAAACGTTGGCGTTTACTACACCGATTTGCAACCCGCGATTGTACCCGATGTGTTTCTCAGTTTTGACGTGCAAGTTCCACAAAATTGGTGGGAAAAGCAAAATCGTTGTTATATGGTGTGGCGTTTTGGAAAACCACCAGAAGTTGCGATTGAGATTGTTTCTAACAAAGAAGGGGATGAACTGGGTAAGAAACTAAGAATCTACGAGCATATGCGCGTCAGCTACTATATTGTGTACGATCCTACTGGGCAATTTGGACAAGTGCTACGGGTGTATGAACTCAGAGGAATGCGATATTCGGAAATTAGTGAAACTTGGCTCGAACAAGTCGGACTAGGTGTGACAATATGGCAAGGAGAATTTGAAGGCAGGCAAGATACATGGTTACGCTGGTGCTACCAAGATGGAAATATTTTGCTTACTGGAGATGAACGCGCTTCACAAGCCGAACAACGCGCTTCACAAGCTGAACAACGCGCTCAACTCCTTGCTGAACAACTACGGAGGATGGGAATTGAGCCTTCCGACTGAAGTCGGGGCTACATAGACGAAGTATGCCTACGCACACTTTATAAACAGAATTTTATGGGTAATACTATCTCACTCAATGAGAACAACAAATTTATTTGCACTCGCATTTATGTAAGAGGTTTTTTATTTAAAAATGCTTGTACTCGCTGGTAAACTTGGTCAAATAAGCTAGGCGCATCAGCATTAAACCATTCAATTTGAGGATACGCACGAAACCAGGTACGCTGTCGCTTGGCAAATTGCCTTGTATGCAAAACTATCAGTTCTTTTGCTTGAGTTAGTGTGACTTCGCCAGCAAGGTACTGCTTGATCTCGTGATATCCCAGTGTATTTAATAGTGGTAGATCAGCACCGTATTTGTGATAAAGATATTCCACTTCAGCTACTAAGCCGTCTGCAATCATTTGTTCGGTGCGTTGAAAAATGCGATCGCGTAAGCACTCTGTACTACAATCTAAACCAATCTGTAAAATTGGATAACTCGGTGGCTGCTCTCCTTGTTGCTGTGAAATTGGACAACCTGTCACGTAAAACACTTCCAACGCCCGCAATGTTCTGACTAAATCGTTACTGTGAATTTTCTGCGCTGCAATTGGATCGACCTGCTGCAAAATACTATAAAGTTGGGTTTGACCGAGCGATTCTAGCTGCGATCGCAACTCGGTATTCGGTGCGACTCTCGGAATTTTTAACCCTTGCACTACTGAACGAATGTATAGCCCTGTTCCACCCACTAAGAAGGGAATTTTTCCTTGCTGCTGAAACTGAGTAATTAAACCTTGTGCTTGTGTTTGGTAATCTGCGACAGTGAGAGTTTGAGTAGGTGCGCAGATATCAATTAAATAGTGTGGTGCTAAATTTTGTTCAGCAATTGATGGCTTGGCTGTGCCAATATTAAACTCGCGGTATACTTGGCGCGAATCTGCACTGAGAATCACAGCCAAACCGAGTTTCGTTGCAAGTGCGATCGCAAGTTGTGATTTACCTGTTGCTGTCGCACCACAAATTGTGATTAAGCAAGATCGATAAAAATTACTTGGGTACATCCCCCTGAAAAATTCCTCTAAAATACCTCTACAGCCGTCTTCAAGGCTTTTATGCTACAATTTATGAGTGTTTTTTTATTTTTTGAGTCAGATAGCTGCTCAAACTTTAAATTTCGTGGAGAATACCTTGCATGACTAGCAGTTACAGCGCCGATCAGATTCAAGTTCTGGAAGGTCTGGAACCGGTGCGCAAAAGACCGGGTATGTACATTGGCTCCACTGGTCCGCGAGGACTCCATCATCTAGTTTACGAGGTTGTAGACAATTCGATCGATGAAGCTTTAGCGGGACACTGCACTCATGTGGAGGTGGATTTAAATGCAGATGGTTCAGTTACAGTAACAGATGATGGTCGAGGCATTCCCACAGATACGCACCCCCAAACTGGCAAATCAGCATTAGAAACAGTAATGACAGTATTACACGCCGGAGGAAAATTCGGTGGAGGTGGTTACAAAGTTTCTGGAGGATTGCACGGAGTTGGAATTTCCGTTGTCAATGCTTTATCTGAGTTGATTGAAGTTACTGTATGGCGTGACAAACGTGTTCACGTTCAACGTTTCGAGCGTGGCATTCCTGTGACTGAATTACAAGTTAAAGCTTTTAATGAGGGTAAAACAGGAACTTCTGTCACCTTTAAGCCAGATGCAACGATTTTCACAACAGGAACC contains:
- a CDS encoding PAS domain-containing sensor histidine kinase; translated protein: MSHLKIAKAITMWEKTIIQIKSFLNHKQNAIAYNKQSNKIQKINQTLEQKLQKQTLQLQQVNQQLADKIVEQQQMEIALRESEERYRDLFENANDLIQCVTPEGKFIYVNQAWKATLEYSDTEIETLSIFEVIHPDCLDHCMEIFKKIMVGEVCNEVEATFISKSGRKVILSGSINCKFVQGKPVSTRGIFRDITERKQAEVEIHYALAKERELVELKSRFITTASHEFRTPLAVILMAAKLLEKFSNQISEEKKQLYLERIQTAGNHMTQLLDDILIVGKLEAEKLQFAPTYLDLIQFCGEIVEHMQISSTTNLHTIKFNCTSSVTHVYLDAKLLRHILINLLSNAIKYSPQGGNINFELAYKSQEITFRIQDQGVGIPEKDQKYLFDSFYRGSNTSTIPGTGLGMSIVKQCVDLHNGNIVIESQVGVGTTVTVTIPEQC
- the glcD gene encoding glycolate oxidase subunit GlcD, whose amino-acid sequence is MLLRNQQHSKWKPLIKQFEAVLGKNGVVQRKEELITYECDGLTSYRQRPAVVVLPRTTEQVAEIVKICDRNSIPFIARGSGTGLSGGALPIEDCVLIVTAMMRQILKVDLENQQVIVQPGVINNWVTQTVSGAGFYYAPDPSSQIICSIGGNVAENSGGVHCLKYGVTTNHVLGLKLVLPDGTITEVGGQVPEMPGYDLTGVFVGSEGTLGIATEITLKILKTAESICVLLADFTSVEAAGAAVSDIISAGIIPAGMEMMDNLSINAVEDVVATGCYPRDAQAILLVEIDGLAIEVATNKQRIADICKQNGARNITTANDPETRLKLWKGRKAAFAAAGHLSPDYYVQDGVIPRTQLPFVLQEIENLSKQYGYRIANVFHAGDGNLHPLILYNNSIPGALEQVEELGGEILKLCVKVGGSISGEHGIGADKRCYMPDMFTQTDLETMQYIRQAFNPKGLANPGKIFPTPRTCGEAARAELANKFDSVERF
- a CDS encoding Uma2 family endonuclease, translating into MVEPTFICDDDYYVPDANQLITEDDTPVDNFASAKQQRLLVSSLYSALKTQIFLAEANVGVYYTDLQPAIVPDVFLSFDVQVPQNWWEKQNRCYMVWRFGKPPEVAIEIVSNKEGDELGKKLRIYEHMRVSYYIVYDPTGQFGQVLRVYELRGMRYSEISETWLEQVGLGVTIWQGEFEGRQDTWLRWCYQDGNILLTGDERASQAEQRASQAEQRAQLLAEQLRRMGIEPSD
- the miaA gene encoding tRNA (adenosine(37)-N6)-dimethylallyltransferase MiaA; translated protein: MYPSNFYRSCLITICGATATGKSQLAIALATKLGLAVILSADSRQVYREFNIGTAKPSIAEQNLAPHYLIDICAPTQTLTVADYQTQAQGLITQFQQQGKIPFLVGGTGLYIRSVVQGLKIPRVAPNTELRSQLESLGQTQLYSILQQVDPIAAQKIHSNDLVRTLRALEVFYVTGCPISQQQGEQPPSYPILQIGLDCSTECLRDRIFQRTEQMIADGLVAEVEYLYHKYGADLPLLNTLGYHEIKQYLAGEVTLTQAKELIVLHTRQFAKRQRTWFRAYPQIEWFNADAPSLFDQVYQRVQAFLNKKPLT